The Zingiber officinale cultivar Zhangliang chromosome 10A, Zo_v1.1, whole genome shotgun sequence genome contains a region encoding:
- the LOC122026196 gene encoding ABC transporter G family member 14-like has protein sequence MPSIFMQAVCVRSAFSLTIHPPPPPPQPPMSTSLSAVTMSTHDPEHTHSGGGLVNSAGPHLTHCPSQASSVFPITLKFEEVVYKVKVGGEGGWWRGGVAAKEKTILEGITGVVCPGEVLAMLGPSGSGKTTLLTALGGRLGGRLSGKVTYNGLPYSGAVKRRTGFVAQDDVLYPHLTVTETLTFTALLRLPGALSRAEKARQAQQVIADMGLGRVAHSVIGGARGVRGVSGGERRRVSIGLELLVDPSLLLLDEPTSGLDSTAATRIVAVLRRLADEKGRTVVTTIHQPSSRLFRMFDKLVLLAEGSAIYYGRASATVDYFASVGFASPAEGVNPADLLLDLANGIAPESKCASETGDAQREQKAVRETLVKAYERNIATRLKAELYAVESNNYGYTREMANAAMKREQWCTSWWEQFTVLLIRSLKERRHEAFNKLRIFQVLSVATLGGLLWWRTPPSHIQDRTALIFFFSVFWGFFPLYNAVFTFPQERPMLRKEQAAGMYRLSSYFFARTAGDLPMELALPTAFTIILYWMGGLSPSPAAFLLSLLVLLLSVLVAQSLGLAFGALLMEIKQATTLASVTTLVFLMAGGYYVQHIPPFIAWLKYLSYSFYCYKLLLGIQFSDGDTYECGPGGVTCPVAEFPGIKAVGLGRAWADVAAMASMIVVYRVVAYLALQHPQRR, from the exons ATGCCCTCTATATTTATGCAAGCAGTTTGTGTCCGCTCTGCTTTCTCCTTAACCATTCATCCACCACCGCCACCGCCACAGCCTCCGATGAGCACTTCCTTATCTGCAGTCACTATGTCGACGCATGACCCTGAACATACACACTCCGGCGGAGGCCTTGTTAACTCTGCCGGACCTCATCTCACTCATTGCCCGTCGCAGGCTTCTTCGGTGTTTCCTATCACTCTGAAG TTTGAGGAGGTGGTGTACAAGGTGAAGGTAGGCGGAGAGGGAGGATGGTGGCGGGGAGGAGTGGCGGCGAAGGAGAAGACGATACTGGAAGGGATCACCGGCGTGGTGTGCCCTGGGGAGGTGCTGGCCATGCTCGGCCCTTCGGGCAGCGGAAAGACCACCCTGCTCACCGCCCTCGGGGGAAGACTCGGAGGCAGACTCTCCGGCAAGGTCACCTACAACGGCCTCCCCTACTCCGGAGCCGTCAAGCGCCGCACCGGGTTCGTGGCGCAGGACGACGTGTTGTACCCGCACCTGACCGTGACGGAGACGCTCACCTTCACGGCCCTGCTTCGGCTGCCGGGTGCTCTCTCGCGGGCCGAGAAGGCCCGCCAAGCCCAGCAGGTGATCGCCGACATGGGCCTCGGCCGAGTGGCCCACAGCGTGATCGGCGGCGCCCGCGGCGTGCGTGGCGTCTCCGGCGGCGAGCGCAGGCGGGTCAGCATTGGGCTGGAGCTGCTGGTGGACCCCAGCTTGCTGCTGCTCGACGAGCCCACCTCCGGCCTCGACTCCACCGCTGCCACCCGCATCGTGGCCGTCCTCCGCCGCCTCGCCGACGAGAAAGGCCGCACCGTCGTCACCACCATCCACCAGCCCTCCAGCCGCCTGTTCCGCATGTTCGACAAGCTAGTTCTCCTCGCCGAGGGCAGCGCGATCTACTACGGCCGAGCCTCGGCCACCGTCGACTACTTCGCCTCCGTCGGATTCGCCTCCCCGGCCGAGGGCGTGAACCCAGCCGACCTGCTACTGGATCTCGCCAACG GGATTGCGCCGGAGTCTAAGTGCGCGAGCGAGACCGGCGACGCGCAGCGGGAGCAGAAAGCAGTGAGGGAAACGCTGGTGAAGGCGTACGAGCGCAACATCGCTACCCGGTTGAAGGCGGAGCTCTACGCCGTGGAATCCAACAACTACGGCTACACGAGAGAGATGGCCAACGCCGCCA TGAAGCGAGAACAATGGTGTACGAGCTGGTGGGAACAGTTCACGGTGCTATTGATACGGAGCCTCAAGGAGAGAAGGCATGAGGCTTTCAACAAGCTAAGGATCTTCCAGGTCCTCAGCGTCGCTACGCTTGGAGGTTTGCTCTGGTGGCGCACTCCTCCATCTCACATCCAAGACAGG ACGGCGCTGATCTTCTTCTTCTCGGTGTTTTGGGGCTTCTTCCCTCTCTACAACGCGGTGTTTACGTTCCCGCAGGAGCGGCCGATGCTGCGCAAGGAGCAAGCCGCCGGCATGTACCGCCTCTCCTCCTATTTCTTCGCGCGGACGGCCGGTGACCTCCCGATGGAGCTCGCCCTCCCCACGGCCTTCACCATCATCCTCTATTGGATGGGCGGGTTGTCCCCGAGCCCCGCTgccttcctcctctccctcctcGTGCTCCTCCTCAGCGTGCTGGTGGCCCAGAGCCTCGGCCTCGCTTTCGGCGCCCTCCTCATGGAGATCAAGCAGGCCACCACTCTCGCCTCCGTCACCACCCTCGTCTTCCTCATGGCCGGCGGTTACTACGTCCAGCACATTCCCCCCTTCATCGCCTGGCTCAAGTATTTAAGCTACAGCTTCTACTGCTACAAGCTTCTCCTCGGTATCCAGTTCTCCGACGGGGACACGTACGAGTGCGGCCCCGGCGGCGTCACCTGCCCTGTCGCGGAGTTCCCAGGCATCAAGGCAGTCGGCCTTGGGCGCGCCTGGGCCGACGTCGCCGCCATGGCCTCCATGATCGTCGTGTACCGCGTCGTCGCCTACCTCGCCCTGCAACACCCCCAACGCCGGTGA